One region of Azoarcus sp. CIB genomic DNA includes:
- a CDS encoding DUF4125 family protein, which yields MNSSLLDHVLEAEWQMFVRVRSARHAPCQSAPDNFKTIRSSLFETWTQPMLASYLADLEQAEAVGRNLLAEKYARMDNLIPPLSNSPLIDIIVTMESNWQEELGRRYPALYRRCCRSMDETGDGRNFGIYLGCELETYGDHTLQLYFENIEAAVAANRNLALEALRRLVCKNGYRDLDHAESVLKYGETA from the coding sequence GTGAACTCGTCCTTGCTCGACCACGTGCTGGAAGCCGAATGGCAGATGTTCGTCCGCGTCAGGAGCGCGCGGCACGCCCCCTGTCAGAGCGCTCCAGACAACTTCAAGACGATCCGCTCCAGTCTGTTCGAGACGTGGACGCAACCGATGCTCGCCTCCTATCTTGCCGATCTGGAACAGGCCGAGGCGGTCGGCCGCAACCTGCTTGCGGAAAAATACGCGCGCATGGACAACCTGATTCCACCACTGTCAAACAGCCCGTTGATCGACATCATCGTCACGATGGAAAGCAATTGGCAGGAAGAGTTGGGACGTCGCTATCCCGCCCTTTATCGGCGATGTTGCCGCAGCATGGATGAAACCGGCGACGGCCGGAACTTCGGAATCTATCTGGGCTGCGAACTGGAAACCTACGGCGATCATACATTGCAGCTGTATTTCGAGAATATCGAGGCAGCCGTCGCCGCCAATCGCAATCTCGCGCTCGAGGCCCTGCGTCGACTGGTATGCAAGAACGGCTATCGCGACCTGGATCACGCCGAGAGCGTATTGAAATACGGAGAGACGGCATGA
- a CDS encoding MoaD/ThiS family protein encodes MNIDVRLNLLGVLGIKQSELAIDTPANATVATLISLIDQHNPGFAAALTNDSGGISPQFVFFINGRNAVHLDGMNTRLDAGDVVNVIPAIAGG; translated from the coding sequence ATGAACATCGACGTCAGGCTGAATCTGCTCGGCGTATTGGGCATCAAACAAAGCGAGCTTGCCATCGATACACCGGCGAATGCCACGGTCGCCACGTTGATCAGCTTGATCGACCAGCACAATCCCGGCTTCGCCGCGGCACTGACGAACGACAGCGGAGGCATCTCGCCCCAGTTCGTATTCTTCATCAATGGCCGAAACGCCGTACATCTGGATGGCATGAACACCAGACTCGACGCAGGCGATGTCGTCAACGTGATTCCGGCCATTGCCGGAGGCTGA
- a CDS encoding benzylsuccinate synthase beta subunit family protein — protein sequence MEAEKSLQNQPYTEVGTAKPCRICKWQTPDPTDPHRGQCTANRHAMGGVWKRWLRDVENTTCSRHEEGKLSFRDHV from the coding sequence ATGGAAGCGGAAAAGAGCTTGCAAAACCAGCCGTATACCGAAGTCGGCACAGCGAAGCCCTGCCGGATCTGCAAGTGGCAAACCCCTGACCCCACCGATCCGCACCGTGGGCAGTGCACCGCCAACCGCCACGCCATGGGCGGAGTCTGGAAACGCTGGCTTAGGGACGTCGAGAACACGACCTGCTCCAGGCATGAGGAAGGCAAACTGAGCTTCCGCGACCACGTCTGA
- a CDS encoding glycyl radical protein, translated as MNDIASAKVLEYKGKTLNFTPEDPAEAKIPSDELHEHLQKPSTARTKRLKERCRWKHASAGEFIEKSVTAGIERMRYLTEAHKASEGQPEVIRRALGLANVLNKSTLVLQEDEFIVGYHAEDPNMFPLYPELSHMAVQDYLRSDYSPQPADEAAAINDYWKPHSLQSKCQPYFDPADLGRMYQVSSMEAPPFASGYNSIVPPYETVLEDGLLARIKLAEKHIAEAQADMSTFPWNGTKGLDNIAKIDHWKAMVIACKAVISWARRQGRLCRIVAENFETDPKRQAELLEVADICHRVPAEPCKGLKDAMQAKFFTFLICHAIERYASGYAQKEDTLLWPYYKASVIDKKFQPMDHMGAVELVEMERLKISEHGAGKSRAYREIFPGSNDLFILTVGGTNAKGEDACNDMTDAILEAAKRIRTAEPSIVFRYSKKSREKTLRWVFECIRDGLGYPSIKHDEIGTAQMKEYAKFSLNGNGATDEEAHNWVNVLCMSPGLHGRRKTQKTRSEGGSSVFPAKVLEITLNDGYDWSYADMQLGPKTGELSSLKTFEDIWEAFRKQYQYAINLGISTKDVSRYFEQRYLQLPFVSAIDDGCMEFGMDACALSEQPNAWHNEVTTVVAANSLVAIKKLVFEEKKYTLEQLSQALKANWEGFEEMRVDFKRAPKWGNDDEYADSIVSRFYEEVIGGELRKITNYSGGPVLPTGQAVGLYMEVGSRMGPTPDGRFGGEAADDGGISPYMGTDKKGPTAVLRSVSKVQKNQKANLLNQRLSVPIMRSKHGFEIWNAYMKTWHELNIDHVQFNVVSTDEMRAAQREPEKHNDLIVRVSGYSARFVDLPTYGQNTIIARQEQDFSASDLEFLNVEI; from the coding sequence ATGAATGACATCGCAAGCGCCAAGGTACTGGAATACAAGGGAAAAACGCTCAATTTCACACCTGAAGATCCGGCCGAAGCAAAGATTCCATCCGACGAGTTGCACGAGCATCTGCAAAAGCCGTCGACCGCAAGAACCAAACGGCTGAAGGAGCGTTGCCGCTGGAAACACGCATCCGCAGGCGAGTTCATCGAAAAGAGCGTCACGGCCGGCATCGAGCGCATGCGCTATCTGACCGAAGCACACAAGGCTAGCGAGGGTCAGCCGGAAGTCATCCGCCGCGCGCTCGGCTTGGCGAATGTTCTGAACAAGTCAACCCTGGTGCTTCAAGAGGACGAATTCATCGTCGGCTACCACGCCGAAGATCCGAACATGTTCCCGCTGTATCCCGAATTGTCCCACATGGCGGTTCAGGACTACCTGAGGAGCGACTACTCGCCTCAACCGGCCGACGAGGCTGCCGCGATCAATGATTACTGGAAGCCGCACAGCCTGCAAAGCAAGTGCCAGCCCTACTTCGACCCGGCCGACCTCGGCCGTATGTACCAGGTCAGCAGCATGGAGGCCCCCCCCTTCGCGTCCGGTTACAACAGTATCGTACCGCCCTACGAAACCGTCCTTGAGGACGGCCTGCTGGCGCGCATCAAGCTCGCCGAGAAACATATCGCCGAAGCCCAGGCCGACATGTCCACCTTCCCGTGGAACGGCACCAAGGGCCTAGACAACATCGCCAAGATCGACCACTGGAAGGCGATGGTCATCGCCTGCAAGGCGGTCATCAGCTGGGCGCGCCGTCAAGGCCGTCTGTGCCGGATCGTCGCCGAGAATTTTGAAACCGATCCGAAGCGTCAGGCCGAGCTGCTCGAAGTTGCTGACATCTGCCATCGCGTTCCCGCCGAGCCCTGCAAGGGCCTCAAAGACGCGATGCAGGCGAAGTTCTTCACCTTCCTGATCTGCCACGCCATCGAGCGCTACGCGAGCGGCTACGCGCAGAAGGAAGACACCCTGCTGTGGCCGTACTACAAGGCCTCCGTCATCGACAAAAAGTTCCAGCCGATGGACCACATGGGCGCGGTGGAACTCGTCGAGATGGAACGTTTGAAGATTTCCGAGCACGGTGCCGGCAAGTCGCGCGCCTATCGCGAAATCTTCCCGGGCTCGAACGACCTGTTCATCCTCACCGTCGGCGGCACGAACGCCAAGGGCGAGGACGCATGCAACGACATGACCGACGCCATCCTGGAAGCGGCCAAGCGGATCCGCACTGCTGAGCCCTCCATCGTCTTCCGCTACAGCAAAAAGAGTCGCGAAAAGACGCTGCGATGGGTTTTCGAGTGCATCCGCGACGGTCTAGGCTATCCGTCGATCAAGCACGACGAGATCGGCACGGCGCAGATGAAGGAATATGCCAAATTCAGCCTCAACGGCAACGGCGCCACCGACGAGGAAGCCCACAACTGGGTCAACGTGCTGTGCATGTCGCCCGGCCTTCACGGTCGCCGCAAGACACAAAAGACCCGATCGGAAGGCGGCAGTTCGGTCTTCCCGGCCAAGGTGCTGGAAATCACGCTCAACGACGGCTACGATTGGTCGTACGCGGACATGCAGTTAGGCCCGAAGACGGGTGAACTCTCCTCGTTGAAGACCTTCGAGGACATCTGGGAGGCCTTCCGCAAGCAGTATCAATACGCGATCAACCTTGGCATCAGCACCAAGGACGTGTCGCGCTACTTCGAGCAGCGCTACCTGCAGTTACCTTTCGTGTCGGCAATCGACGACGGCTGCATGGAATTCGGCATGGACGCTTGCGCCCTGTCCGAACAACCCAACGCCTGGCACAACGAGGTCACGACGGTCGTCGCGGCGAACTCCCTCGTGGCGATCAAGAAGCTGGTGTTCGAGGAGAAGAAGTACACCCTGGAACAACTCAGCCAGGCACTGAAGGCGAACTGGGAAGGCTTCGAGGAAATGCGCGTCGACTTCAAGCGCGCGCCAAAGTGGGGCAACGACGACGAATACGCCGACAGCATCGTCTCCCGATTCTACGAGGAAGTCATCGGCGGCGAATTGCGCAAGATCACCAACTACTCTGGTGGCCCGGTCCTGCCGACCGGTCAGGCTGTCGGCCTGTACATGGAAGTGGGTTCGCGCATGGGCCCGACGCCCGACGGCCGCTTCGGCGGCGAAGCGGCTGACGACGGTGGCATTTCTCCCTACATGGGCACCGACAAGAAAGGCCCGACAGCGGTGTTGCGCTCGGTGTCCAAGGTGCAGAAGAACCAGAAGGCCAATCTGCTGAACCAGCGCTTGTCGGTACCCATCATGCGCTCCAAGCACGGTTTCGAGATCTGGAACGCGTACATGAAGACCTGGCACGAACTGAACATCGATCATGTTCAGTTCAACGTCGTCAGCACCGACGAAATGCGCGCGGCGCAGCGCGAACCAGAGAAGCACAATGATCTCATCGTTCGCGTGTCCGGCTACAGCGCCCGGTTCGTCGACCTTCCAACCTATGGGCAGAACACCATCATTGCCCGTCAGGAACAGGACTTCAGCGCGTCCGATCTCGAATTCCTAAACGTCGAAATCTGA
- a CDS encoding DUF4037 domain-containing protein: protein MNGLTLAERYFERYGGDLLDGEFAAWRERIAVGLAGDGSDCLGFDDEQSRDHDWGPGFCLWLTDADHAAIGAALQRAYERLPKSFAGFGRAVTEWGSGRVGVLETGAWYKQYVRHPDGPQTLFDWLRIPEKDLAACTAGRVFHDPLDDFSRRRRRLLSFYPDDVRLAKIGARCMSIGQSGQYNFARVLARGEVFAARYAETKFCNDLMSLVYLLNRRYAPYYKWLHRGLLALPRLGRVVHAQVKALVSAGDADEKRAHIDALCAAAIAELQAEGLTSSDSRFLVDHGPLIHERIHDPALRRLSVLVG from the coding sequence GTGAACGGCCTGACCCTCGCCGAGCGGTATTTCGAGCGTTACGGCGGCGACCTGCTCGATGGTGAATTCGCCGCCTGGCGCGAGCGCATCGCGGTCGGACTCGCTGGCGATGGCTCCGACTGCCTCGGGTTCGACGATGAGCAGTCGCGCGACCACGACTGGGGTCCGGGCTTCTGCCTGTGGCTCACCGACGCAGACCACGCCGCGATCGGCGCCGCGCTGCAGCGGGCCTACGAGCGGCTGCCGAAGTCGTTCGCCGGCTTCGGGCGCGCGGTGACCGAATGGGGCAGCGGACGGGTCGGGGTGCTCGAGACCGGCGCTTGGTACAAGCAATACGTCCGCCACCCCGACGGCCCGCAGACGCTTTTCGACTGGCTGCGCATTCCGGAAAAGGATCTGGCAGCCTGCACCGCCGGCCGCGTCTTCCACGACCCGCTCGACGACTTCTCGCGGCGCCGCCGCCGACTACTCTCGTTCTATCCCGACGATGTCAGGCTCGCCAAGATCGGTGCCCGCTGCATGTCGATCGGCCAGTCGGGGCAGTACAACTTCGCCCGCGTGCTCGCACGTGGCGAGGTGTTCGCGGCGCGATACGCGGAGACGAAGTTCTGCAACGATCTGATGTCCCTCGTCTACCTGCTGAACCGCCGCTATGCACCGTATTACAAGTGGCTGCATCGCGGCCTGCTCGCTCTGCCGCGGCTGGGCCGCGTCGTCCATGCGCAGGTCAAGGCCCTGGTGTCTGCGGGCGATGCCGACGAGAAGCGGGCGCACATCGACGCGCTGTGCGCGGCAGCGATCGCCGAACTGCAGGCCGAAGGGCTGACCAGCTCAGACAGCCGCTTTCTCGTCGATCACGGTCCGCTGATCCACGAGCGCATCCACGACCCCGCTTTGCGGCGCCTGAGCGTGCTGGTCGGCTGA
- a CDS encoding benzylsuccinate synthase gamma subunit family protein, which produces METTTCKQCANFFPLPKDADDYEAGKADCVREKEDDKGKYWLSKPIFENSTRCEAFHAKR; this is translated from the coding sequence ATGGAAACCACCACATGTAAGCAGTGCGCAAACTTCTTTCCTCTTCCCAAGGATGCCGATGATTACGAAGCCGGCAAGGCAGATTGCGTGCGCGAAAAGGAAGATGACAAAGGCAAATACTGGCTCTCCAAACCTATATTCGAGAACAGCACGCGATGTGAAGCCTTTCACGCGAAACGATAA
- a CDS encoding MoxR family ATPase produces the protein MKTSPSTNGLFIPEVDPYYYVSTENQSFLDKFAKISKKHPVNVLVVGKQGCGKSSLVRQYAAVNRLPLATFQIGILSEPGQLFGEYALENGETRYKQFLFPQAIQTPNCVIHLEEINRPEHPKALNMLFSILSDDRQVWMDELGLLQVAPGVVFFATLNEGAEFVGTELLDPALRDRFYVTTMDFLPNEVEMEVLEKKTGVTNEQAREIITVANSIRANADLGVDVSTRKILMLGEMIAAGGTLREAIVTSLQTDKKTLESVLLSLHVNLGKVEKSKTEYVQYIAA, from the coding sequence ATGAAAACCTCTCCTAGCACAAATGGCTTGTTCATCCCGGAAGTGGACCCCTACTACTATGTAAGTACGGAAAACCAGAGCTTTCTCGATAAATTCGCCAAGATATCCAAAAAGCACCCCGTCAACGTCTTGGTGGTCGGCAAACAGGGCTGCGGCAAGTCCTCTCTGGTGCGGCAATACGCCGCCGTCAACAGGCTGCCGCTGGCGACCTTTCAGATCGGCATCCTGTCCGAGCCGGGACAATTGTTTGGTGAATACGCGCTGGAGAACGGGGAAACGCGCTACAAGCAGTTCCTCTTCCCTCAGGCCATCCAGACGCCCAACTGCGTCATCCATCTTGAGGAGATCAATCGCCCCGAACACCCGAAGGCGTTGAACATGCTGTTCTCCATCCTCTCCGATGATCGACAGGTATGGATGGACGAACTGGGCCTGCTGCAAGTGGCGCCCGGGGTCGTTTTCTTCGCGACGCTGAACGAGGGCGCCGAATTCGTCGGCACGGAGCTACTCGACCCGGCCCTGCGCGACCGCTTCTATGTCACGACCATGGATTTTCTGCCGAACGAAGTCGAAATGGAGGTGCTGGAAAAGAAGACCGGCGTAACAAACGAGCAGGCCAGGGAAATCATCACGGTGGCGAACAGCATTCGCGCCAATGCCGACCTCGGCGTCGACGTTTCCACACGCAAGATTCTGATGCTCGGCGAGATGATCGCCGCCGGAGGTACGCTGCGCGAGGCCATCGTGACGAGTCTCCAAACCGACAAGAAGACGCTCGAGTCGGTTTTGCTGTCGCTGCACGTCAATCTGGGGAAGGTGGAAAAGAGCAAGACCGAATACGTTCAGTACATTGCCGCCTAA
- a CDS encoding PAS domain S-box protein — protein sequence MKNDVVAVEFDDEQGEDVSVGYEAIFRNTPVAICHLRNRTIKRCNRRYEELFGYEPGELDNQSVRVHYPSDESFSTIGRKYGHFFEREHTFKDERPFVRKDGTLIWCIVTGTLLDPRNLQLGSIWVVQDISEHKRIEDELKADVEKLEIVVQQRTVELSRHVASLEEEVATRQRAEEAANENREKYQKLFHMLPIGISITDPQGDILEANCQFAEMAGLRRASPESWRKLPLRFFLHDGTEIPRHRLPWQIRDFQKDSINNIEIGMRDEKARKLRWLSVSSSLIERKDRQFVVAAFTDITYRKRIEELERLRHAELTRLGRINSMAEMAAALAHQMGQPLVSAVNYLNGCMLRLERVEGVGEISESMGFALKYLEQAGEILRHVKEFVCKHKPDKEPENINEVIKDALSFLNFEVRRHDVSVDLRLLEDPPLVPLCKVEIQQVLFNLMKNGMEAMTGLPSEARKLVIGSEIVGEGGAMKVFVQDHGTGLEKRSAKRVFEPYFSTKPDGMGIGLTICRSIVESHGGQLSFSRIGRGGSRFQFTLPM from the coding sequence ATGAAGAATGACGTGGTCGCGGTGGAATTCGACGATGAGCAGGGCGAGGACGTCTCGGTCGGCTACGAGGCGATCTTCCGCAACACGCCCGTGGCCATCTGCCATCTCCGAAACCGCACGATCAAGCGCTGTAACCGACGATACGAGGAATTGTTCGGATACGAGCCCGGAGAACTCGACAACCAATCGGTCCGGGTGCACTACCCGAGCGACGAATCGTTTTCGACAATCGGCCGGAAGTACGGCCATTTTTTCGAGCGCGAGCACACTTTCAAGGACGAGCGTCCGTTCGTTCGGAAGGATGGCACCTTGATCTGGTGCATCGTCACTGGCACGCTGCTCGACCCGCGCAACCTGCAACTCGGAAGTATCTGGGTGGTGCAGGACATCTCCGAGCACAAGCGGATCGAGGATGAATTGAAGGCCGACGTCGAGAAGCTCGAAATCGTCGTGCAGCAGCGGACGGTGGAGCTTAGCCGGCACGTTGCGAGCCTGGAGGAGGAAGTCGCGACGCGCCAGCGCGCCGAGGAGGCCGCGAACGAAAATCGCGAGAAATACCAGAAGCTCTTCCACATGCTGCCGATCGGGATTTCGATCACCGATCCGCAGGGCGACATCCTCGAGGCCAATTGCCAATTCGCGGAGATGGCCGGCTTGCGGCGCGCCTCGCCCGAGAGCTGGCGGAAACTGCCGCTGCGCTTCTTCCTGCACGACGGAACGGAGATCCCGCGGCACCGCCTGCCGTGGCAGATCCGCGATTTTCAGAAGGATTCGATCAACAACATCGAAATCGGGATGCGCGACGAGAAGGCGCGCAAGCTGCGCTGGCTGAGCGTCAGCTCGTCGCTGATCGAGCGCAAGGACCGGCAGTTCGTCGTCGCCGCCTTCACCGACATTACCTACCGCAAGCGCATCGAAGAGCTCGAACGGCTGCGCCACGCGGAGCTCACGCGGCTCGGCCGGATCAACTCGATGGCCGAAATGGCGGCCGCCCTCGCGCACCAGATGGGGCAGCCGCTGGTGTCGGCGGTCAATTACCTGAACGGCTGCATGCTCCGTCTCGAGCGGGTCGAAGGCGTGGGGGAGATTTCGGAGTCCATGGGGTTCGCGCTGAAGTATCTCGAGCAAGCGGGCGAGATACTGCGCCACGTCAAGGAGTTCGTCTGCAAGCATAAACCGGACAAGGAGCCCGAGAACATCAACGAGGTGATCAAGGATGCGCTCTCGTTCCTCAATTTCGAGGTCCGTCGTCATGATGTCAGTGTCGACCTCCGATTACTGGAGGATCCACCGCTGGTGCCGCTGTGCAAGGTAGAGATCCAGCAAGTCTTGTTCAACCTGATGAAGAACGGCATGGAGGCGATGACGGGCCTGCCATCCGAGGCGCGCAAGCTCGTCATCGGAAGCGAGATAGTCGGCGAGGGTGGGGCGATGAAGGTTTTCGTCCAGGACCACGGCACGGGCCTGGAGAAGCGGTCCGCGAAGCGTGTGTTTGAACCATACTTTTCCACGAAGCCCGATGGGATGGGCATTGGCTTGACGATCTGCCGCTCGATCGTCGAGTCGCACGGCGGGCAGCTTTCGTTTTCGAGGATCGGCAGGGGGGGATCACGGTTTCAATTCACCTTGCCGATGTAG
- a CDS encoding YgiT-type zinc finger protein, whose amino-acid sequence MPLPAPGRETEWIAARAEASRYVLSEHVIRSLMAGSVNGAQIEAALRTGRIIEEHRHVERVPAYLLCAVHDGKAVHVIAAPQADGGLVVTHAYVPAPPLWRTALHRSEGIAAMSDPITTCYFCGGAIKQVTVGNFDYRLEGRLYVIKKVPAGLCQQCGEKYVDAKVGRRLDALIAQQAFTGSETVGVIDFAAAL is encoded by the coding sequence ATGCCCCTTCCCGCCCCCGGCCGCGAAACCGAGTGGATCGCCGCACGCGCCGAAGCCTCGCGCTACGTGCTGTCCGAACACGTGATCCGCTCGCTGATGGCCGGATCCGTCAACGGGGCGCAGATCGAAGCGGCGCTACGCACCGGCCGCATCATCGAGGAGCACAGGCACGTTGAGCGAGTCCCGGCCTACCTGCTGTGCGCCGTCCACGACGGCAAAGCGGTGCACGTGATCGCTGCACCACAGGCCGATGGCGGGCTTGTCGTCACGCACGCCTACGTCCCGGCGCCGCCCTTGTGGCGCACCGCCTTGCATCGCTCCGAGGGGATAGCTGCAATGTCCGATCCGATCACGACCTGCTACTTCTGCGGCGGAGCCATCAAGCAGGTGACTGTCGGCAATTTCGACTACCGCCTGGAAGGACGCCTGTACGTCATCAAGAAGGTGCCCGCCGGACTGTGCCAGCAGTGCGGTGAAAAATACGTCGACGCCAAGGTCGGCCGACGGCTCGACGCACTGATCGCGCAGCAGGCCTTCACCGGCAGCGAGACCGTCGGCGTGATCGACTTCGCGGCTGCGCTGTGA
- the bssD gene encoding [benzylsuccinate synthase]-activating enzyme, translating to MRIPLVTEIQRFSLQDGPGIRTTIFLKGCPLRCPWCHNPETQDVRQEFYYYPARCVGCGRCMAVCPAGTSRLVHNSDGRTIVELDRTDCQRCMRCVAACLTDARTTVGQRMSVEEILREALSDSPFYRNSGGGVTISGGDPLFHPSFTLELARRIKERNVHVAIETSCFPKRWEVIQPLLEFVDLFIVDLKSLNPKKHEEVVGWPLQPILDNIEHLMRSKANIRIHIPVIPGFNDSPQDFDDYISYLSRHTMQLEGVDILNYHVYGEGKYRSLGREKEYQYLGVEENPPEKVVPLVKGLKLAGIKNVTIGGLVGITADKDETDRDAATRCIT from the coding sequence GTGAGAATTCCTCTTGTTACCGAAATACAGAGGTTCAGCCTGCAGGACGGGCCCGGGATCAGGACGACCATCTTCCTGAAGGGCTGCCCGCTACGTTGCCCGTGGTGCCACAACCCCGAAACCCAGGACGTGAGACAGGAGTTCTACTATTACCCGGCGCGCTGCGTCGGCTGCGGCCGCTGCATGGCCGTCTGCCCCGCGGGAACATCCCGCCTGGTGCACAACTCGGACGGCCGCACGATCGTCGAACTCGACCGCACGGACTGTCAGCGTTGCATGCGTTGCGTCGCCGCCTGCCTGACGGACGCGCGCACCACGGTCGGGCAACGCATGAGCGTCGAGGAAATCCTGCGCGAAGCGCTGTCCGACTCCCCCTTTTACCGCAACAGCGGCGGCGGAGTCACCATCAGCGGTGGCGACCCTCTCTTCCATCCTTCGTTCACATTGGAGCTGGCGCGCAGAATCAAGGAGCGCAACGTCCACGTCGCCATCGAGACTTCCTGCTTTCCCAAGCGTTGGGAGGTTATTCAGCCGCTGCTGGAATTTGTCGATCTGTTCATCGTCGACCTAAAATCGCTGAATCCAAAGAAACATGAAGAAGTCGTTGGTTGGCCACTTCAGCCGATACTCGACAACATCGAGCATCTCATGCGATCCAAGGCCAACATCCGCATCCATATTCCCGTGATCCCTGGATTCAATGATTCCCCCCAGGATTTCGACGACTATATTAGTTATTTGAGTCGCCATACCATGCAGCTGGAGGGTGTCGATATTCTAAATTACCACGTCTATGGAGAAGGAAAATATCGCTCCCTGGGCAGGGAAAAAGAATATCAATATTTAGGTGTGGAAGAGAACCCGCCCGAGAAGGTAGTACCTCTTGTCAAAGGTTTGAAGCTTGCAGGCATCAAGAACGTAACGATTGGCGGTTTGGTTGGCATCACGGCGGACAAAGACGAGACTGATCGCGATGCCGCCACAAGGTGTATTACATAA
- a CDS encoding vWA domain-containing protein — protein sequence MAKNKDTTLRLMNSAGDVKRFVIPGEEGYSDFWRRDKSPIESVELVKLLVAIRKLSTFIGRNVGEIVWSGMELDNALALDPTPIMGTYPVPAGKTDLMVGIMVQEAYKRVEWSERLREMLRLRVQPPTQYEYKFDMFFTLCESVYVDGLANKSVLGYYAEVARDWRIVKTLKSLIKPPTLSEMLHLWWRLAAHRDPELYKQGHSDLTLGGLVMRGSLDQYYSKPMQTMNSIVPALRHDCPALSSVSDRRDFRLDLYEKLWCEVLKNIRFWPGDRSDRFMIPDMGDDELAQEEAEQAAVKATIVNYANLIEAALPQKNRDFTDQIKGNVANFENVARVEGNDIVMMARNRVDRHLLHKLEQVVRNATDRRSVFNRGLSSGKIHSRRLYRAHTTGAVFQQKNHEFDMRKNVVLLVDATGSMADPTQWDQAEMIYQTLFTAILEYTSNARLFAYNDVKNACRITEIYRGGRMLTVLPHGRTASGEAIIATALNTRTPGKKTLLIHITDGASNWGCGVADAIKYCKGNGISLLTLGISCSLSAKQSLRDEYGTLVKFVDKTEQLPKLFGELIISEMRESRTPQK from the coding sequence ATGGCCAAGAACAAGGACACCACACTTCGGCTGATGAACAGCGCGGGAGACGTCAAGCGCTTCGTCATCCCAGGTGAGGAAGGCTATTCGGACTTCTGGCGTCGCGACAAATCCCCGATCGAGTCCGTCGAGTTGGTGAAGCTATTGGTCGCGATTCGCAAACTGTCGACCTTCATCGGACGCAACGTCGGCGAAATCGTCTGGTCGGGAATGGAACTCGACAATGCGCTCGCCCTCGATCCAACCCCGATCATGGGCACGTATCCGGTTCCGGCGGGAAAAACCGATCTGATGGTCGGCATCATGGTGCAAGAGGCGTACAAGCGTGTCGAGTGGTCAGAGCGTCTGCGCGAGATGCTCAGGCTGCGCGTCCAGCCCCCGACGCAGTACGAATACAAGTTCGACATGTTCTTCACCCTTTGCGAGTCCGTCTACGTCGACGGCCTGGCCAACAAGAGCGTGCTCGGTTACTACGCCGAGGTGGCGCGTGACTGGCGTATCGTCAAGACGCTGAAGAGCCTGATCAAGCCGCCCACCCTCTCCGAGATGTTGCACCTGTGGTGGCGCTTGGCGGCCCATCGCGACCCGGAACTCTACAAGCAGGGTCACAGCGATCTCACCCTGGGTGGCCTGGTGATGCGGGGTAGCCTGGACCAGTATTACAGCAAGCCGATGCAGACCATGAACAGCATCGTGCCCGCCCTGCGCCACGACTGCCCGGCGCTCTCGAGCGTCAGCGATCGGCGCGATTTCCGCCTTGATCTCTATGAAAAACTCTGGTGCGAAGTGCTCAAAAACATCCGCTTCTGGCCCGGGGATCGCAGCGATCGTTTCATGATCCCCGACATGGGCGATGATGAACTGGCCCAGGAAGAGGCGGAGCAAGCAGCAGTCAAGGCCACCATCGTCAATTACGCCAACCTGATCGAGGCGGCGCTGCCGCAGAAGAACCGCGATTTCACCGATCAGATCAAAGGGAACGTGGCAAATTTCGAGAACGTCGCCCGAGTTGAGGGCAACGACATCGTCATGATGGCGCGCAACCGCGTCGATCGCCACCTTTTGCACAAGCTTGAGCAAGTGGTGCGGAACGCCACCGATCGCCGCAGCGTCTTCAACCGCGGCCTCAGTTCGGGGAAGATTCATAGTCGGCGGCTTTACCGCGCCCACACCACCGGCGCAGTGTTCCAACAAAAGAATCATGAGTTCGACATGCGCAAGAATGTCGTACTGCTGGTGGACGCGACGGGGTCGATGGCCGACCCGACGCAATGGGACCAGGCGGAAATGATCTACCAGACGCTGTTCACCGCGATTCTGGAATACACTAGCAACGCGCGACTATTCGCCTACAACGATGTCAAGAACGCGTGCCGCATCACCGAGATCTATCGTGGTGGCCGCATGCTGACGGTGCTGCCGCACGGAAGGACTGCTTCCGGCGAAGCCATCATCGCCACGGCATTGAATACCCGCACGCCGGGGAAAAAAACGCTGCTGATCCACATCACCGACGGCGCCTCGAATTGGGGGTGTGGCGTGGCGGATGCCATCAAGTATTGCAAGGGCAACGGTATCAGCCTGCTCACGCTCGGCATCAGTTGCAGTCTGTCCGCAAAGCAATCGCTACGGGACGAATACGGCACTCTCGTGAAGTTCGTCGACAAGACCGAACAATTGCCGAAGTTGTTTGGCGAGTTGATCATCAGTGAAATGCGTGAATCGAGGACGCCACAGAAGTGA